A section of the Fusarium falciforme chromosome 8, complete sequence genome encodes:
- a CDS encoding Amine oxidase, translating to MSAEYLHPLDPATADEIQRATDLIKKLFSPVELHFKAAGLDEPPKRELVRYLDAEHKGLPLPVLPRCIFAIWYIKRTPRLFEAVVDVTNGKIVQHQELPRDFHGPVDRTELTEAAGVVMAHPDVDKEFARLGLDKSQIVLDPWDYGVDGTDTQARMTQVFLYKKNPKNNDVDSSHYSFPLDFMVTVDLCAMKVKKIVRLPLGSDETVTQGNVSQPDSDPAEPEYDHRLQKNPPRTTMKPYNVIQPEGASFTMKGHLIEWEKWRFRVGFNWREGITIHDVHFMDRSAFYRLSLSEMFVPYGDPRSPIYRKGAFDLGNVGAGVTANNLQLGCDCLGVIKYVDGCVVAADGSPAPRPNAICIHEVDQGIQWKHTNHRTGKAVVVRKRQLVLQQIITVANYEYIFAWIFDQNGEISFETRATGILSTQPIDKESKVPWGTRVADGVMAPYHQHLFNVRIDPAVDGHQNSFVYSDSVQMPWDEKLNPLGTGYVSKETTVNRAGAVEDSLADGRVFKIVNPNVENRVSLTPTGYKLVPIRSQMLLAQPGSWHWRRSEFCESPIWVTKYKDRQLFPAGDYTNQSIGGQGIKTWVKDRDYVVNDDIVIWHTFGFTHNPRVEDFPVMPAEIAAFHLKPYNFCEYNPTNDVPPSNQEFNKSTSYEDANKDSCCTTKGRL from the exons ATGTCTGCTGAATACCTTCACCCTCTTGACCCGGCCACGGCCGACGAGATTCAGCGGGCCACTGACCTGATCAAGAAGCTGTTCTCACCTGTCGAGCTGCACTTCAAGGCTGCTGGTCTGGACGAGCCCCCCAAGAGGGAGTTGGTCCGATACCTCGATGCGGAGCACAAGGGCCTTCCCCTGCCCGTGCTTCCCCGATGCATCTTTGCCATTTGGTACATCAAGCGTACTCCTCGTCTGTTCGAGGCTGTGGTTGATGTCACCAATGGAAAGATTGTCCAGCATCAGGAACTTCCTCGGGACTTCCATGGTCCCGTCGACCGCACCGAGCTGACCGAGGCGGCCGGCGTCGTCATGGCCCACCCCGATGTCGATAAGGAGTTCGCCCGTCTTGGACTTGACAAGTCTCAGATTGTTCTTGACCCTTGGGACTATGGTGTGGACGGCACTGATACCCAGGCTCGCATGACCCAG GTCTTCCTTTACAAGAAGAATCCCAAGAACAACGATGTCGACTCCTCTCACTACTCTTTCCCTCTGGACTTCATGGTCACGGTCGACCTCTGTGCGAtgaaggtcaagaagatcgTACGCCTTCCTCTCGGTTCCGATGAGACCGTCACCCAAGGAAACGTCTCCCAGCCGGACTCTGATCCCGCTGAGCCTGAGTATGACCACCGTCTTCAGAAGAACCCTCCTCGCACCACCATGAAGCCCTACAATGTCATCCAGCCTGAGGGTGCCTCATTCACCATGAAGGGTCATCTGATTGAGTGGGAGAAGTGGCGATTCCGAGTTGGCTTCAACTGGCGAGAGGGTATCACCATCCATGATGTGCACTTCATGGATCGCAGCGCCTTCTAccgcctctctctctccgaGATGTTCGTCCCTTATGGTGACCCTCGAAGCCCCATCTACCGAAAGGGTGCCTTTGATCTGGGCAACGTCGGTGCTGGTGTCACCGCCAACAACCTTCAGC TTGGATGCGACTGCCTTGGTGTCATCAAGTATGTCGACGGCTGTGTTGTCGCTGCTGACGGAAGCCCGGCTCCTCGTCCCAACGCCATCTGCATCCACGAGGTCGACCAAGGCATCCAGTGGAAGCACACCAACCACCGAACCGGCAAGGCGGTCGTCGTCCGCAAGCGACAACTTGTTCTTCAGCAGATCATCACTGTTGCCAACTACGAGTACATCTTTGCCTGGATCTTTGACCAGAATGGAGAGATCTCTTTCGAGACCCGCGCCACGGGTATCCTTTCCACCCAGCCCATTGACAAGGAGTCCAAGGTTCCTTGGGGAACACGCGTCGCTGATGGTGTCATGGCTCCTTACCACCAGCACTTGTTCAACGTCCGTATTGACCCTGCTGTCGATGGTCACCAGAACTCTTTTGTCTACTCCGACTCTGTCCAGATGCCTTGGgacgagaagctcaaccCTCTGGGCACGGGCTACGTCAGCAAGGAGACCACAGTCAACCGAGCTGGTGCTGTTGAGGACAGCCTTGCGGACGGTCGTGTCTTCAAGATTGTCAACCCCAACGTGGAGAACAGGGTGTCTTTGACCCCCACTGGCTACAAGCTCGTGCCTATCCGCTCTCAGATGCTCCTCGCCCAGCCTGGCTCCTGGCATTGGCGTCGATCTGAGTTCTGCGAGTCCCCCATCTGGGTCACCAAGTACAAGGACCGTCAGCTGTTCCCTGCTGGTGACTACACCAACCAGTCCATCGGTGGACAGGGCATCAAGACCTGGGTCAAGGATCGGGACTATGTCGTCAACGACGACATTGTCATCTGGCATACCTTCGGATTCACCCATAACCCCAGAGTCGAGGATTTTCCCGTCATGCCCGCTGAGATTGCCGCTTTCCACTTGAAGCCGTACAACTTCTGCGAGTACAACCCCACCAACGATGTCCCACCCTCGAACCAGGAGTTCAACAAGAGCACCAGCTACGAGGATGCGAACAAGGACTCTTGCTGCACCACCAAGGGCCGATTGTAA
- a CDS encoding Zn(2)-C6 fungal-type domain-containing protein — MRELLNVYLRCEYLPHAVFQNDYFLEYMASGRDTFCSSLLVNALLAYSCTLLYRFLAKAKRLWELEADTPRVTTVQAGVILNTVHNICGLDKFGRAYTTHALSLAHMLRLFDDTEEVQDQRTRDGRCFTAWVLYNYETFTAYHFMHSPTLKYPPRVALPDPLRDPRWYGEVWLKYPLETTLFPTHFGQFFKARSNAFHTRFRNWQYGLPDCLKPRFIVHPGHFNLHFYHQNPIMTLYERFVSQPVSQSPSPQEIMSLATKHLLTLIRIYYLLHGFNETVLFICQPLALVAFMCLDAIDNQTPDFDLEATRSTLFLAAKGLRDQARSHYVAESLFQVVKGRMRSEELNLMRSIASIEDVHDTGTRGPMQAVHSVWPVDIMSKSDDIEANSLSSLVEQFAMASPDTQQGQRELQ; from the exons ATGAGGGAGCTTCTCAACGTCTACCTGCGCTGCGAATACTTACCCCACGCGGTCTTCCAAAATGACTATTTTCTAGAGTATATGGCCTCCGGGAGGGACACGTTTTGCTCATCGCTCCTAGTCAATGCACTTCTAGCCTACTCATGC ACGCTCTTGTATCGGTTCTTGGCTAAGGCGAAGCGTCTGTGGGAGCTTGAGGCGGACACTCCTCGTGTCACGACGGTCCAGGCCGGTGTCATACTCAACACAGTGCACAACATCTGCGGTCTCGACAAGTTTGGGAGGGCCTACACCACACATGCTTTGAGCCTTGCTCACATGCTACGGCTGTTTGACGATACTGAAGAGGTTCAGGACCAACGCACGAGGGACGGGAGATGTTTCACGGCGTGGGTGCTTTACAACTATGAGAC GTTCACTGCGTACCATTTCATGCACTCTCCAACTCTCAAATACCCCCCTAGAGTGGCTCTTCCAGACCCGCTGAGGGATCCACGATGGTACGGCGAGGTGTGGCTCAAGTACCCTCTCGAAACGACCCTCTTCCCAACCCACTTCGGCCAGTTCTTCAAGGCAAGGT CCAACGCCTTCCACACCCGGTTTAGGAACTGGCAATACGGTCTGCCGGACTGTCTCAAGCCCAGGTTCATTGTGCATCCAGGACACTTTAACCTTCA CTTCTACCACCAAAACCCCATCATGACGCTCTACGAACGATTTGTCTCCCAGCCCGTATCCCAAAGCCCTAGTCCCCAAGAGATCATGTCCCTAGCTACCAAGCACCTCCTGACACTGATCCGCATCTACTATCTCCTGCACGGGTTCAACGAAACAgtcctcttcatctgccAGCCCCTCGCCCTGGTGGCATTCATGTGTCTAGACGCCATTGACAATCAGACGCCTGATTTTGACCTCGAGGCTACCCGTTCCactctcttcctcgccgccaaAGGCCTGCGGGATCAAGCCCGCAGTCACTATGTGGCCGAGAGTCTATTCCAGGTCGTCAAGGGTCGGATGCGATCAGAAGAGTTGAATCTAATGAGGAGCATAGCCAGCATCGAAGATGTGCATGACACGGGAACGAGAGGTCCCATGCAGGCTGTTCACAGTGTATGGCCCGTCGACATCATGAGCAAGTCGGATGACATCGAGGCCAATAGTTTGAGTAGCTTGGTGGAACAGTTCGCCATGGCCAGCCCCGATACACAACAGGGACAGAGGGAGTTGCAATGA
- a CDS encoding GST N-terminal domain-containing protein codes for MTYTLFIGNKRYSSWSMRPWVLLKALDIPFEEKLHLFKPGPRQPHFIAFSPTGKVPCLQDGDTSILVWDSLAICEYIAEKYPAAWPADAAARAFARSAAAEMHSGFNAIRDECSMNVGLRIELGTPSEALQRDIKRFNALFKEGIEKFGGPWLAGDKFTAVDAMYAPIASRCKTYGVELEGAAQEYVDRLFEHPVVQEWVQDGIKETEREPDHEDDCVRGRKILQDLSQ; via the coding sequence ATGACTTATACACTCTTCATCGGAAATAAACGCTACTCGTCTTGGTCCATGCGACCCTGggtcctcctcaaggcccTCGACATCCCCtttgaggagaagctccaTCTTTtcaagcccggccctcgcCAGCCTCACTTCATCGCCTTTTCTCCCACGGGTAAAGTGCCCTGTCTGCAGGACGGAGACACGTCGATCCTTGTCTGGGATTCTCTCGCCATCTGCGAGTACATTGCCGAAAAGTACCCCGCCGCGTGGCCTGCTGATGCTGCGGCCCGCGCGTTTGCGAGATCTGCTGCGGCAGAGATGCATTCTGGATTCAACGCCATACGAGACGAGTGCAGTATGAACGTCGGCCTAAGAATTGAGCTGGGAACGCCGAGCGAGGCTCTGCAGAGGGACATTAAACGTTTCAACGCCCTATTCAAGGAAGGAATCGAAAAGTTTGGAGGCCCGTGGTTAGCCGGGGATAAGTTTACCGCCGTGGATGCCATGTATGCGCCCATTGCATCGCGCTGCAAGACATATGGCGTCGAGCTCGAGGGCGCTGCTCAGGAATACGTGGATCGATTGTTTGAGCATCCTGTAGTGCAAGAGTGGGTTCAGGATGGTATCAAGGAGACGGAGAGGGAACCAGACCACGAAGATGATTGTGTGAGAGGACGCAAGATACTGCAGGACCTGTCCCAGTAA